One segment of Leptodactylus fuscus isolate aLepFus1 chromosome 7, aLepFus1.hap2, whole genome shotgun sequence DNA contains the following:
- the CHMP1A gene encoding charged multivesicular body protein 1a encodes MDDSLFQLKFTAKQLERLAKKAEKDSNAENAKVKKALQQKNVEVARVYAENAIRKKNEGLNWLRMASRVDAVASKVQTAVTMKGVTKNMAQVTKALDKALSSMDLQKVSAVMDKFEQQVQNLDVHTSVMEDSMGSAMTLTTPQEQVDNLIVQIAEENGLEVMDQLNQLPQGATSVGESSTRTQEDQLSRRLAALRN; translated from the exons ATGGACG ACTCTTTGTTCCAGCTAAAG TTCACAGCCAAGCAGCTGGAGAGGCTGGCAAAGAAGGCAGAGAAAGACTCCAATGCTGAAAATGCCAAGGTGAAAAAG GCTCTGCAGCAGAAGAACGTGGAAGTTGCGCGTGTGTATGCTGAAAATGCAATTCGGAAGAAGAATGAGGGTCTGAACTGGCTACGGATGGCTTCACGAGTAGACGCTGTCGCCTCTAAAGTACAAACAGCTGTCACCATGAAGGGG GTGACCAAGAACATGGCCCAAGTGACAAAGGCTCTGGACAAAGCCCTGAGCTCCATGGACTTACAGAAGGTGTCGGCTGTTATGGATAAATTTGAACAGCAAGTTCAGAATCTGGATGTTCACACTTCG GTAATGGAAGACTCTATGGGATCAGCTATGACTCTGACTACCCCACAAGAACAGGTGGATAATTTGATTGTGCAGATCGCAGAGGAGAATGGGCTGGAAGTGATGGATCAGCTGAATCAGCTTCCCCAGGGAGCGACATCAGTGGGCGAGAGTTCCACCCGCACACAAGAAGACCAGTTGTCACGCAG ACTTGCTGCTTTGAGGAACTGA